Proteins encoded within one genomic window of Paramisgurnus dabryanus chromosome 13, PD_genome_1.1, whole genome shotgun sequence:
- the LOC135727636 gene encoding uncharacterized protein translates to MSEVNPPTEKVSVTVPESETPPLQKDTGPATGGLRLRSVPGACLLFAGLLLIVGIGIAVGGYWNSQPRRQTPLYVSTGRTSSEKLKLVGPVIMGVGLFIFICANTILYENRDQDLRQEPSHGQGENQENLPLAQQTQKHSNSNSKWFSQTELNTNTHILNLSELNIHCLDEGVDLPTLRCSSPSSCNSGTVNVETRPSFNDHRNLETLTLPVIKLNDCLIGSLDPEAPPLPERTYRNKMGLEGVEVTLLNPTDLSLKTVEKAELKDW, encoded by the coding sequence ATGTCTGAGGTAAATCCTCCCACAGAAAAAGTCTCTGTTACAGTGCCAGAGTCAGAGACTCCACCCCTACAGAAGGATACAGGGCCTGCGACTGGTGGACTGCGACTGCGATCTGTACCAGGGGCTTGTTTGCTGTTCGCTGGCCTTTTGCTAATAGTAGGAATCGGCATTGCTGTGGGAGGATATTGGAACAGTCAACCACGCCGACAAACACCACTTTATGTTTCAACCGGACGCACCTCTTCAGAGAAACTGAAACTCGTTGGTCCTGTCATCATGGGAGTGGgccttttcatttttatttgtgcCAATACAATTCTCTATGAGAACCGTGACCAAGATCTACGTCAAGAACCATCACACGGCCAAGGAGAGAACCAGGAGAACCTCCCTCTGGCACAACAAACTCAGAAACACAGCAATAGTAATTCGAAATGGTTTTCGCAAACAGAATTAAACACCAATACACATATACTGAACTTGTCTGAACTCAACATCCATTGCCTGGATGAAGGTGTGGACCTTCCGACCCTTAGGTGTTCTTCTCCATCCTCCTGTAACTCTGGCACTGTAAACGTGGAGACACGACCTTCTTTCAACGATCACAGGAACTTGGAAACATTAACATTGCCTGTTATCAAACTTAATGACTGCCTGATTGGCTCCTTAGACCCAGAGGCTCCGCCTCTTCCTGAACGGACGTATCGAAACAAGATGGGACTGGAAGGTGTGGAAGTCACACTACTGAATCCTACAGACTTATCTTTAAAGACAGTGGAAAAAGCAGAGCTGAAGGATTGGTAG